One Bacillota bacterium genomic region harbors:
- a CDS encoding stalk domain-containing protein — MKRLTVFMVIVAMVIGILPSAAAQASTIEVYYKGSKIAFDAVPKISNGRTMVPMRAIFETLGYTIDWNGDNGIVTANKDNTTIVLNVGSEKATVNSKELSLDAPPFIDNGRVLVPLRFVGESAGYDVLWDGDNHKVYIEQRNPNEYDSVQDSDSVAVGSGNSILYVDYDKDNTADVYSTTFDSDSSVRVLDGDEAYNDSASMIDAKIPKSYSITPYVDGKAYVSFKQGMVFDVDIKEKSSSTTKINDINPVDSPAPDVQKVFDGYLYFFYKGDSFYRTDLATGKTEQLDCSTSAVID; from the coding sequence ATGAAAAGACTTACGGTGTTTATGGTAATCGTAGCAATGGTCATTGGTATACTGCCAAGCGCTGCAGCACAAGCCAGTACAATTGAGGTTTATTACAAGGGCTCAAAGATAGCATTTGACGCTGTACCCAAAATCAGTAATGGACGGACGATGGTTCCCATGCGCGCAATATTCGAAACGCTTGGTTATACTATAGACTGGAACGGTGATAACGGCATCGTAACAGCTAATAAAGACAACACGACTATCGTGCTTAATGTGGGAAGCGAAAAAGCGACCGTAAACAGCAAGGAATTAAGCCTTGACGCTCCGCCATTTATCGATAATGGGCGTGTACTCGTGCCCCTCCGCTTTGTGGGGGAAAGCGCTGGATACGACGTGTTGTGGGACGGCGACAATCACAAGGTATATATAGAGCAACGCAATCCCAACGAATATGACAGCGTTCAAGACTCAGATTCAGTAGCTGTAGGTTCGGGCAATTCTATCTTGTACGTGGACTATGACAAAGATAATACCGCAGACGTTTATTCTACGACTTTTGACAGTGATAGCTCGGTTAGGGTCTTAGACGGTGACGAAGCTTACAATGATAGTGCCAGCATGATAGATGCCAAAATACCGAAAAGCTATTCCATTACACCCTACGTCGACGGAAAGGCTTATGTTTCTTTCAAACAAGGTATGGTATTCGATGTGGATATTAAAGAAAAAAGCTCATCTACAACGAAAATAAACGATATTAATCCGGTTGATTCTCCAGCACCTGATGTTCAAAAAGTATTTGACGGCTATCTGTATTTTTTTTATAAAGGCGATTCGTTTTACCGTACTGATCTTGCAACCGGAAAAACAGAGCAGCTAGACTGCAGCACGTCAGCTGTAATCGACTT
- a CDS encoding DNA alkylation repair protein: protein MDIFEIFYSSANPEQAVKMAAYMKNIFPFLGIPKPLRANLSKNFIKQRKKDNLIDWEFIHECYTHAEREFHYLALDYLIALKKLLTPEDLPKIEKLIVTNSWWDSSDCIDALFGDLCIRFPEAKETALQWAKSENIWLKRVAIDFQLQYKDKTDPELLGRVIQANLDTGEFFINKAIGWALREYSKTNKEWVGQFISENRLSTLSVREASKYL from the coding sequence ATGGATATATTCGAAATCTTTTACAGTTCTGCTAACCCTGAACAAGCTGTCAAAATGGCTGCATATATGAAAAACATATTTCCTTTTCTCGGTATTCCTAAACCTTTGAGAGCGAATCTCAGCAAAAATTTCATCAAACAGCGAAAAAAAGATAATCTAATTGATTGGGAATTTATACACGAATGTTATACACATGCTGAGCGTGAATTTCACTATCTTGCTCTTGACTACTTAATTGCATTAAAAAAACTATTAACACCAGAGGATCTTCCTAAAATTGAAAAGTTAATAGTAACAAACTCATGGTGGGATAGTTCAGACTGTATTGATGCATTGTTCGGAGATCTTTGTATTAGATTTCCAGAAGCAAAAGAAACTGCTTTGCAATGGGCAAAAAGTGAGAATATTTGGCTAAAGCGCGTTGCAATAGATTTTCAATTACAGTATAAAGATAAGACTGATCCTGAGTTGCTAGGCAGGGTCATACAGGCGAATCTTGATACAGGTGAATTTTTTATTAATAAAGCAATAGGCTGGGCACTGCGTGAGTACTCGAAAACAAATAAGGAATGGGTTGGGCAATTTATCTCTGAAAACAGGCTTAGTACATTAAGTGTCAGAGAGGCCAGTAAATATCTTTAG
- a CDS encoding carbonic anhydrase, with the protein MIEELLEINKNFVENKEYEKFICGKLPAKKTAVLSCMDTRLTELLPAALGFKNGDVKIIKNVGGVVTYPFGTVMRSLVVAVYGLGVENILVVGHYDCGMQVLNCKDMLEKMKSRGIPEERIELLKSAGVDLETWLTGFTDVTQSVRENVEFIKNHPLMPKDVKVFGFVMDPVTGKVDPVK; encoded by the coding sequence ATAATTGAAGAACTGCTCGAAATAAACAAAAATTTCGTTGAAAATAAGGAATACGAAAAGTTTATATGCGGTAAATTGCCGGCGAAAAAGACTGCCGTGCTTTCCTGCATGGATACACGTCTCACCGAACTTTTGCCCGCAGCGCTCGGTTTCAAAAACGGAGATGTCAAGATAATAAAAAATGTTGGCGGTGTCGTTACATATCCTTTCGGAACTGTTATGCGCAGTCTGGTGGTCGCTGTCTACGGACTTGGGGTGGAGAACATCCTCGTCGTTGGACATTATGACTGCGGGATGCAGGTGCTAAACTGCAAAGATATGCTTGAAAAAATGAAAAGCCGCGGAATCCCTGAAGAACGGATCGAACTTCTAAAATCCGCAGGCGTTGATCTCGAAACCTGGCTGACCGGTTTTACTGACGTGACTCAATCAGTAAGAGAAAACGTCGAGTTTATCAAAAACCATCCACTGATGCCTAAGGACGTCAAAGTCTTCGGATTTGTTATGGATCCCGTGACCGGCAAGGTCGATCCTGTTAAATGA
- a CDS encoding CDP-alcohol phosphatidyltransferase family protein: MKNVPNILTACRLSLSFFFFFIPPLCIWFYIIFLICGLTDVFDGYIARKSGSSSLFGARLDSAADMVMTAALIYVLFPVVNLSLPEIMWLALILIIRLASLSVVYIKYKTFAMLHTYGNKLTGISIFLFPILLYFFDSSVLIYIICTVATISAIEEFAIHLTSHKLKADIKSILSH; this comes from the coding sequence ATGAAAAATGTTCCTAACATATTGACAGCTTGCAGGCTGAGCTTATCTTTTTTCTTCTTTTTTATACCGCCATTATGCATTTGGTTCTACATAATCTTTTTAATCTGCGGGCTTACCGACGTATTTGACGGATATATTGCAAGAAAAAGCGGGTCATCAAGCCTGTTTGGCGCAAGACTTGATTCGGCGGCAGATATGGTGATGACAGCTGCATTAATATATGTATTATTTCCTGTCGTCAACCTGTCACTGCCTGAAATCATGTGGCTAGCTTTAATTTTAATCATACGTCTTGCATCCCTCTCAGTCGTTTATATAAAATATAAGACCTTTGCAATGCTTCATACCTACGGAAACAAGCTTACAGGCATTTCAATTTTCTTGTTCCCGATACTGCTTTATTTTTTTGACAGCAGCGTGCTTATTTATATAATCTGTACAGTGGCAACCATTTCCGCAATAGAAGAATTCGCTATACATCTGACCTCGCATAAACTTAAAGCCGATATAAAAAGCATTCTCTCTCACTGA